The segment GAAGGCAAACGACACACCGACTGCCGCTTCACCGGTGGCCGCTAAACTGCAAGGAGCAGAGCCTGAGTGGGTATAACGGGAAATGTTGTTATGCAGACGGTCCATATAGTCCCAACCTTGCTCTTCGCCCCACAGCTGCATCCAGCTGGCTACATCCAGATAGCCGGTACCGGAGGAGTTGGGATTAGGCATGATCACATGCCCCTCAAACTCAGGCTGGGTCAGGTCTTCCCAGGAGGTCGGCATGGGCACACCCTGTCGCTCGCCTTCAATGGTGTTGTAGCAAATGGCTGCTACCCAGGCGTCCATGCCTACCCACGCGGGGTCTTCACCGTTACGGTAAGCAGCATCAATAAATTTTGGATCGAGGTTTTCAACGCCAGCAGGGGCGTAGCGTTCCAGCATGCCTTCTTCTTCAAGCACCAGCAGGCTAGTGGCTGCTAAGCCCCAGATAACGTCTGCCTGGGGATTATCTTTTTCCGCCAGCAGGCGCGCAGTAATTACGCCCGTCGAATCTCGCACCCAGTTAATGGTGATATCTGGGTGGGCAGCATTGAAGCGTTCGGCGTATTTTTGCAGATCATCTGACTCAACGGCGGTGTACACCGTCAGCTCAGTGGCGCTAGCCACAGAAGTGAAGGCAACGGCAGCCGTTGCAAGCAGAGCAGTTGCAATCTGATTAGGTTGGAACAAACGGCGAAGTTTCGACATGGTAGGCTCCCAGCGTTTTGGTATAGACCAGGAGTTTGCCGCCGTTAAATGACAGTGCGATGACGCTTGTTTGACCGATTTTTTAAGTTGTTGTGTACGCTCAAGCGTAGGTTCTTGTGAGGGATCTTGTGAGGATTCTCTCGAGCGTCCCTGTCTTCGTAACCTTGTTACTGCTGGCCCGATAGCTCAACACGGATGCATAACGAATCGTGCAACCAGTGCTCTTCGTCATATTCGATGGGACGTTGTTGACCATCAAAAATGGCGCGGCAAATGTTTAACCCTGCTGCACCTGGGGCAACGAGTAATTCTTCTGCATCTAATGGCGACAGCGCTTCGGACACCATGCGTATCGAGCGATTGGCCAAATGATGCCCCCACCGCCCTCTTAACAACCCCCAGAGTGATTGTCCGCTGTAGATGTCTAGCAGCTCTGGCGCACGCTCTGGCACCACCCAAAGCGATTCCACCAGCACAGCGCGATCATCTACGTAACGGCGACGGCGAATGTGGTGAAACGGCTGGTCATCAGGCAGCTGCAGGGCACGGGCAGCCGCCAGATGTGAGCGAGTTTCCAGCTTAAGAACCGCCGTGCGTGGTTGCCGCCCCTGAGCGCGCACATAGTCGTTAAAACCTGCGTCCCGGGTGGGGTCATACACCAGCCTAGCCGGTGAAATAAACCAACCACGCCGATTACTGCGGTGAATAAGCCCCTCCCCCTCCAGTTGCGCCAAGGCTTGGCGCAACGTAACGCGGGTCGTACAGAAGCGCTCTGCTAACGCTCGCTCCGCGGGTAACTTGCCTTCCCACTGCGTGGCATGCTGAGTGATTAAATAACGAAGCTGTTCAGTTAACTGTAAATAGTAAGCATCAGGCATGCGCCGATTTTCCTGATAGATCGTTGGCCAATGAAGCGTCTGAGGACGCTGCCATCCGCCAGTCTAAGCGCCGCCATCCTTCTACACTAGCGACCTCCGCCAGCACGGGGTCAGGGTTAACCGCCACCGGGCAGTCAACATACTGAAGCAGCGGGATATCGTTGCGGGAATCTGAGTAGAACGTGGTATGACTGGGGATGATTTTTTGCTCAGTTAGCCACTGCTGAAAACGCACTACTTTACCCCCTCGGTAAGAGAGCACGCCTCTGCTATGGCCAGTGTAGCTTGCCCCACTTCCCGCTTGTTCGACACTTAGCTCTACCGCCAACACATGCTCAATCCCTAGCATCGTTGCAATCGGCGCGACCAAGTGATGCGATGATGCAGAAATGAGGACTAGGATATCGCCTGACTGACGGTGTGCTTCCAAGCAGCGCCAGGCTTGATCAAAAATACGGGGCTGCAAATGGGTAGCGACAAAGCGATCAACTTCTTTTTGTACATCCACCACCCGGCGGCCCCGCAGCGGCGCCAAGGTCATTGCCAAGTACTCCTCTAGCTTTAACTTACCGGCGTGATAAGCCTGCTGCATCTGCTCGGCACGGGCTATAAATATTTCGGGGTCACTGATCCAACCCTGCTCGATCATCCATAAATTCCAGCGGTCGCTGCAGTCTCCGTCCAGGAGGGTGTCATCAAGGTCAAACAGAGCGAGGCGCATGAGGCACTCCTTTTTTCGCGAGTTCGGCGGCGCGTAGGGTATGCCAACGTTGATGACAGGACGATGACGCCATTACTGAGAATGGATATTGCTCGCCTTACCTATCCATAAAATGGCTTAAGGGGTTAACCACATTGAGGCAAACTCATCGGCGGGTAGCGGGCGGCCAAACCAGTATCCCTGAGCTTCGCTGCAACCCATTTTTGCAAGCAAATCGGCCTGGGCAGGGCTTTCAACTCCTTCTGCAAGGGTTTTCATATCAAGCGTGTCAGCCATGGCGATAATGGTTTGCACAATCGCCCGATCATGGTGGTTATCAAGCATGTCTCGCACAAACGAAATGTCTATTTTTAACGCGTCCGCAGCAAAGCGCCGTAAATACGAGAGCGATGAGTAACCCGTACCAAAGTCATCAATAAACAGCGCGTAACCAGCCTGACGCATAGCCTGGGTAATTGTGACCGCCTGATCGGGATCACGCATAAAATCACTTTCAGTGAGTTCAAGCGCAATGGTGCCCGGAGGTACACAGGCGGTTAGCTTAGCCACATGCGCGGTTAGCTGAGGGTCGGCAAATTGTTGAGCTGAAATATTGATTGAGAGCCTACCTGGCAGTGGCGTATTGCTGGCCTGCCAAACACTTAACTGACGTGCCGCTTCTTCTAGCACCCAGTCTCCCAGCATACGGATCAAGCCACGCTCTTCCGCCAAAGCAATAAACTCGCCAGGGCTTACCCAGCCCCACTCAGAGTCAAACCAGCGGCACAGCGCCTCAGCACCCGTCAATGTTTTGCTCGTAAGACTGAACTGCGGTTGAAAATAAAGCTGTAAGCGCCGCTCAGTAATGGCTTGATGCAGGCGCTCGGTCATCCATTGCCGACGCTCCAGCGTCTGACGCATCGCTTGTGTATAGGGGCATACGCTGTTATCACGGCGTTTTGCGTGATGGAGTGCGATACTGGCCGCGTTAAACAGCTCACCAGCCTCCGATACATCGCTTGGATAGCTAGCAATCCCGATACTGACATCGAGATTAAAAATACGATGCCCCAGCTGGATGGGCCGTTTGATAATTTCGCATAATTGAAACACCACCTCTTGAAGGCAAACATCCTCAATGCTGGGCAACAGTATTGTAAATTCATCACCGGAAAGTCGTGCGACAGCGCTTTTAGATAGACTAGTTTTCCGCAAGCGCTCAGCTACGGTTGCGAGTAACTGATCTCCTACCTCGTGACCATGTAAATCATTTACCTCTTTAAAGCGCCGAATATCCAGCAGTAGAAGTGAAAGTGAGTCATCCCGACTAGATGCCTCTTTTCCCATACTGGCCAACAGCTCAATAAAGCGCGCACGATTAGGCAATCCTGTTGTGTTGTCTGTGTAAGCAAGACGTTGCATGTAACGATGATCACGGCGACGTTCAAGCTCACCGGCAGCGCCAGTAGAGAGAATTTTCAGCACGGAAGTAGCAAACGCATTGGTCGTCAGTGGTGTTTGGTAAAACACCATCATCACGCCAATGGCATCGCCCTTAGCATTATCCAAGCGGCGGCCTATCCACGCCTGGGTGCTGAACGAGGTTCCTGGCAGCGTAAATGCATGGCCATTTTGCACAACGCTCTCGCCTTCAAACACGACTCGTTCAGCAGGCGTTCCCTGCAGCATAAACGTTTGGTTATCTATTAACTGACCGTTCGCAACTAAACTAACGGTATGAGCTGCTGTGGCGGGTAGCAGCGCGTTTTTCTTATTAGATGTTCCCAAACGCTGTGGAACGGGCTGATCCAGTAACGCGATAAACCCGGCATCTGCTTCTAATAACGTGGCTAACGTGACGATCAACTGGTGAAAATAATCGTCTCCTACACGTGAGGTAACTGTCGAGGCGACTTGTACCACCGCATCTTGTACGCGTTGTGATTCGTGCTGATCAGTCACATCTGAGATAAAGCCCTCAAGATAGGCCACCTGACCATCATCATCGATAACAGCTTGCCCTTGCTCCCACATCCAACGGTAGCTGCCGTCCCGGTGGCGTAATCGGTACACCACGCGATATGGCTGACGCTGTTGAATTGCCTGCTGTGCTGCTAGATGAAGGCGGTCTTGATCGGCTTCGTGTATGAGAGAGGCAAAGCTTATGAGTCGATTATCTTGTAATTCGTCTGGATGATAGCCCGTGAGCGCTTCAGCCCCTTGGCTGACCAGCTGCATCGTCCAGTGTTGATCATTCAGGCAACGGTAGGCCATGCCAGGAAGGTGATTAAGCAACGTGTTTAAACGCCGCTCACTCTCTCGAGCCAGTTCTTCACTTTGACGAAGCGCTTGTTCGGCTTGGCAGCGGCCTAGCTCTGCCCCCGCTTGAGCGGCCACAATGCGCAAGATTTCGTTTTCAAGTCCATCGAGCTGCATCGGTTTATTGCTTAACACCGCTAAGATGCCAATGGCCGAACCATCGGATGAAAACAGAGGCAACCCCATGTAACTCTCTGCACCCAGTTGGCCGAGCAGCTCGTCTTTAGGAAAGCGCGCCTGAACATCGCAGGCATACAAGCAAGGCTCTCTACCTAAAACGGTTTCACAAGGCGTTCCAGTGAGAGAGTAAGCAATATTATCCTGATGACAATTATTTGACCAAACGGCCAACGTTGTGGCCATATGAGGCTCGGTGACCACAGCGATCAACGCATGATCAATCCCAAGCAGATGGGCAAGTTGCTCAACAAGCGTCGTATAAAAGTCGGGTCTTCCGCTGCGTCCTAAACCTTCCGCCAACTGACGGAAAATCTCCGACGCTTCGTTTCTGGTGTGCATTGGCGCACTCTCTTTTGTCATCGTAGAGCAGCTGCCCACAGAGCACTGTTGCAATAAGCTGTTGCAATAAAATGCAGCGGGCTACAGCATAAACAGCTATTTTACTGATTTACAATGCCTACATATGACACTGCTAACACACGCAGACGCTGTGATGAATCATTTAGCATATAACTTAGTGGCTGCTCGCTACGCTGGACAGCACGTTGGGAGATAACATGACGAGCCTTTCAGCCGTAGACGAAACACTTTATGCCTCGCTTACTAATGAGCTTCCCAGTTTTCTTAGTAATACGTTATTACAGACGGCTAACCTGCCTTCGCTACCTACTGTCGCCATGCAAGTGCTTGAAGTGGCGCGTTCCCCCCAGGCTCTTCTCAGTGACTATGCTCGCGTAATTGAACGCGATCCAGGGTTAACAGCCCGCCTTATTGCTGCCGCCAATAGCGTGCACTATCTTCGTTCAGCCCACCCTGCACAAACGAGCTTAGAAGCAACCCAGCGACTGGGGCTGGACGCAACGCTCGCCACCGCCTTGAGCTTCACGCTGTTTCCCTGGCCTCCCGCAGAGGATGTCGCTCTACAAACATGGCGACGCGCCATTATTGCCGCCGTGGTAGCAAGCAAGCTGGCTCACCAACTCTGTCCCGCACAAGTTGGCAGCGCATTCACGCTTGCCCTACTACAAGATATTGGCATTTTGGCAATTCTCACCACCTACCCAGACGAGGCTGAAACGCTATACGCTGAACGCCAAATGTCTCACGCACAGTTGGTCAACGCTGAACGTGCCCGCTTTGGCAGTGACCATACACTGATTGGCGCTTGGTTAGCCGCCAAATGGGGGCTACCGTCACCAATCGTGCATGCTATTTACCAAAGCCATGATGGCTTTTTCACAGATGACATGGCGACACTCTGCCTGCGTTTATCCGGTCCAATCGCCGATGCTTGGCTCAGCCCTGAACCAAGCACCACGTTAGCAATGTTGCTTAGGCAATTAGCCGTCACAGAAACACTACCTACGAATATCATTGAAGCACTTTTCCATCAGTTGCCTGAACAAATCGATTTACTGACAGATATTCTGGATCTCACCGCACCAGCGCCTGTGGATAGTCAAACACTGCTGGCGGACGCACAGCAGTTGCTCTATCAACATGCTTTAACGCTTACAGCACGATTAGATGCCCAGCAACAGCAGTTGGATACACTACAGCTGTATAATTCTGCATTAGAAGAACGCAGCCGTATTGACCCACTAACTCAATTGGCTAACCGTGCGTGGTTAGAGCAGCAACTCCAGGAACGTTTTGCACTTTGCAATGAACAAGGCCGCACGATGTCAGTGGTGTTTATCGATTTAGATCACTTCAAAGTGCTTAACGACCGATATGGCCATCAAGCAGGCGACTTAATTCTGGAACGTTTTGGTAAAACGCTAGCGTCATTAACTCGCTCAGGCGATTTAGCAGGTCGCTATGGCGGTGAAGAGTTTTTAATTATCTTGCCCGATGAGACGGCTCACACCGCGAGACAGTTAGCCGAACGCATTGCACTGTATTTAAATGAGCAACCTATGCTGAAAATCGACCAAGAAGCCCTATATGTAACCGCTTCTATGGGCATTGCGTGTTTAAGCGATGGTAATTTCAGCAATGAACGAGAACTGATAGATGCCGCCGACCAGAGCATGTACATCATCAAGCGCTCTGGCCGCCGGGGCATCTCCGTACATGGCCAAGATTGACCATTAACCCTTTTACTATCTGTTCATTGCCTGAGGCAGGTATAAAGCGATCTCAGGGAAGAGGTGCATAAAGGCAATCGCCAGCAGCATCAGCAGGAAGAACGGCAGTGTGGCTTTCGTGATAGTGACAATATCTTTACCAGTAAGCCCTTGAATGACAAAAAGGTTAAAGCCCACTGGCGGCGTAATTTGCGACATCTCAACCACAATCACCAGATAGATACCAAACCAGATCAGGTCAAATCCAGCAGCGCTAACCACAGGCATAATAATGGCTGTTACTAGCAGAATCAGTGAAATACCATCCAAAAAACAGCCCATGATTAACAGCAGTACCGTTAAAGCCACTAACAGCATCGTGGGGGATAGCCCCATTTCGCCAATCGTGCGGGCTAGCTGCATAGGCACTTGAGTAAAGCCCATCGCAGAGGTCAGAAATGAAGCGCCAGCAATAATAAAGGCGATCATGCACGCGGTACGCACTGCAGCAAATAACGAGCTGGTAAAGATGTCTCGATTAAAGTGGCCATTAAAATGCGCAATGACCATCGACAGCACAACGCCCACCGCCGCAGCTTCTGTAGGTGATGCAAGGCCCCCATAAATCGATACGATAATACCGCCAATCAGCAGCAGAATTGGCACCAGCGACCAGGTATTGCGTAGCTTTTCAACAAAGCTCATACCCGACTCATCAGCACCGGTTAAGCCGTTTCGATTACCTTTCAACAGGGCCCACAGCACCAAATAGGTCATAAACATGGCTAAAATCATCAGCCCTGGCCCAATCCCTGCCATAAATAGCCGGGTAATGGACTGCTCAGTCACCACGCCATAAACAATCAGCACGATGGAAGGTGGAATCAGCAAGCCCAGCGTTGATGCGCTGGCCAATGTACCAATCGCCATGTTGCTGTCATAGCCACGGCGCTCGAGTTCCGGCAGGGTCATTT is part of the Halomonas sp. GT genome and harbors:
- a CDS encoding GGDEF domain-containing protein, with the protein product MTSLSAVDETLYASLTNELPSFLSNTLLQTANLPSLPTVAMQVLEVARSPQALLSDYARVIERDPGLTARLIAAANSVHYLRSAHPAQTSLEATQRLGLDATLATALSFTLFPWPPAEDVALQTWRRAIIAAVVASKLAHQLCPAQVGSAFTLALLQDIGILAILTTYPDEAETLYAERQMSHAQLVNAERARFGSDHTLIGAWLAAKWGLPSPIVHAIYQSHDGFFTDDMATLCLRLSGPIADAWLSPEPSTTLAMLLRQLAVTETLPTNIIEALFHQLPEQIDLLTDILDLTAPAPVDSQTLLADAQQLLYQHALTLTARLDAQQQQLDTLQLYNSALEERSRIDPLTQLANRAWLEQQLQERFALCNEQGRTMSVVFIDLDHFKVLNDRYGHQAGDLILERFGKTLASLTRSGDLAGRYGGEEFLIILPDETAHTARQLAERIALYLNEQPMLKIDQEALYVTASMGIACLSDGNFSNERELIDAADQSMYIIKRSGRRGISVHGQD
- a CDS encoding UTRA domain-containing protein, whose amino-acid sequence is MPDAYYLQLTEQLRYLITQHATQWEGKLPAERALAERFCTTRVTLRQALAQLEGEGLIHRSNRRGWFISPARLVYDPTRDAGFNDYVRAQGRQPRTAVLKLETRSHLAAARALQLPDDQPFHHIRRRRYVDDRAVLVESLWVVPERAPELLDIYSGQSLWGLLRGRWGHHLANRSIRMVSEALSPLDAEELLVAPGAAGLNICRAIFDGQQRPIEYDEEHWLHDSLCIRVELSGQQ
- a CDS encoding putative 2-aminoethylphosphonate ABC transporter substrate-binding protein produces the protein MSKLRRLFQPNQIATALLATAAVAFTSVASATELTVYTAVESDDLQKYAERFNAAHPDITINWVRDSTGVITARLLAEKDNPQADVIWGLAATSLLVLEEEGMLERYAPAGVENLDPKFIDAAYRNGEDPAWVGMDAWVAAICYNTIEGERQGVPMPTSWEDLTQPEFEGHVIMPNPNSSGTGYLDVASWMQLWGEEQGWDYMDRLHNNISRYTHSGSAPCSLAATGEAAVGVSFAFRGARLKSQGAPIEVIFPEEGLGWDMEAAAIVAGTAKQEAAQTLMDWAVSREANELYNEGYAVVAYPGVAQPIENYPADIADRMIDADFQWAAVNRERVLAEWQRRYDGKTEQ
- a CDS encoding HAD family hydrolase, yielding MRLALFDLDDTLLDGDCSDRWNLWMIEQGWISDPEIFIARAEQMQQAYHAGKLKLEEYLAMTLAPLRGRRVVDVQKEVDRFVATHLQPRIFDQAWRCLEAHRQSGDILVLISASSHHLVAPIATMLGIEHVLAVELSVEQAGSGASYTGHSRGVLSYRGGKVVRFQQWLTEQKIIPSHTTFYSDSRNDIPLLQYVDCPVAVNPDPVLAEVASVEGWRRLDWRMAASSDASLANDLSGKSAHA
- a CDS encoding TRAP transporter large permease — its product is MLLLSLATIFTLVVLLGSGVWIAFALIGTAWVALQFFSPFDPGPILASDFWGASYGWDLTALPMFIWMGEILFRSGLADNMFRGLSPWLNRLPGRLLHTNIIGSGMFAAVCGSSAATCATVGKMTLPELERRGYDSNMAIGTLASASTLGLLIPPSIVLIVYGVVTEQSITRLFMAGIGPGLMILAMFMTYLVLWALLKGNRNGLTGADESGMSFVEKLRNTWSLVPILLLIGGIIVSIYGGLASPTEAAAVGVVLSMVIAHFNGHFNRDIFTSSLFAAVRTACMIAFIIAGASFLTSAMGFTQVPMQLARTIGEMGLSPTMLLVALTVLLLIMGCFLDGISLILLVTAIIMPVVSAAGFDLIWFGIYLVIVVEMSQITPPVGFNLFVIQGLTGKDIVTITKATLPFFLLMLLAIAFMHLFPEIALYLPQAMNR
- a CDS encoding bifunctional diguanylate cyclase/phosphodiesterase, with amino-acid sequence MHTRNEASEIFRQLAEGLGRSGRPDFYTTLVEQLAHLLGIDHALIAVVTEPHMATTLAVWSNNCHQDNIAYSLTGTPCETVLGREPCLYACDVQARFPKDELLGQLGAESYMGLPLFSSDGSAIGILAVLSNKPMQLDGLENEILRIVAAQAGAELGRCQAEQALRQSEELARESERRLNTLLNHLPGMAYRCLNDQHWTMQLVSQGAEALTGYHPDELQDNRLISFASLIHEADQDRLHLAAQQAIQQRQPYRVVYRLRHRDGSYRWMWEQGQAVIDDDGQVAYLEGFISDVTDQHESQRVQDAVVQVASTVTSRVGDDYFHQLIVTLATLLEADAGFIALLDQPVPQRLGTSNKKNALLPATAAHTVSLVANGQLIDNQTFMLQGTPAERVVFEGESVVQNGHAFTLPGTSFSTQAWIGRRLDNAKGDAIGVMMVFYQTPLTTNAFATSVLKILSTGAAGELERRRDHRYMQRLAYTDNTTGLPNRARFIELLASMGKEASSRDDSLSLLLLDIRRFKEVNDLHGHEVGDQLLATVAERLRKTSLSKSAVARLSGDEFTILLPSIEDVCLQEVVFQLCEIIKRPIQLGHRIFNLDVSIGIASYPSDVSEAGELFNAASIALHHAKRRDNSVCPYTQAMRQTLERRQWMTERLHQAITERRLQLYFQPQFSLTSKTLTGAEALCRWFDSEWGWVSPGEFIALAEERGLIRMLGDWVLEEAARQLSVWQASNTPLPGRLSINISAQQFADPQLTAHVAKLTACVPPGTIALELTESDFMRDPDQAVTITQAMRQAGYALFIDDFGTGYSSLSYLRRFAADALKIDISFVRDMLDNHHDRAIVQTIIAMADTLDMKTLAEGVESPAQADLLAKMGCSEAQGYWFGRPLPADEFASMWLTP